A region from the Pseudomonas sp. P8_229 genome encodes:
- a CDS encoding LysM peptidoglycan-binding domain-containing protein gives MRKTLLALLFLASAGAAQGQVQLRDGFPQQYTVVSGDTLWDISGKYLREPWQWPQLWRANPQIENPNLIYPGDTLTLNYVNGQPQLTLNRGESRGTIKLSPRIRTSPVAEAIPSIPLKSINSFLLSNRIVDKVEDFDKAPYIVAGDAERVLSGTGDRIFARGHFDPNQPVYGIFRQGKVYTDPQTKEFLGINADDIGGGEIVATEGDVATLALQRTTQEVRLGDRLFSGEERSINSTFMPSAPTTSINGVIIDVPRGVTQIGVMDVVTLNKGKRDGLAEGNVLVVMKTGETVRDRITGQPLKIPDERAGLLMVFRTYDKLSYGLVLNASRSLAVLDKVRNP, from the coding sequence ATGAGGAAAACACTACTCGCCCTGCTGTTTCTGGCTTCGGCCGGTGCTGCGCAAGGGCAAGTGCAACTCAGGGATGGTTTTCCACAGCAATACACGGTGGTTTCGGGAGACACGCTCTGGGACATTTCCGGCAAATATCTGCGCGAGCCGTGGCAGTGGCCACAGCTGTGGCGGGCCAACCCGCAGATCGAAAACCCCAACCTGATCTACCCCGGCGACACGCTGACGCTCAACTACGTCAATGGCCAGCCGCAACTGACCCTGAACCGTGGCGAGTCACGGGGCACGATCAAACTGTCGCCGCGTATCCGCACCAGCCCGGTGGCCGAGGCGATTCCGAGCATTCCACTCAAATCGATCAACAGTTTTCTGTTGAGCAACCGCATCGTCGACAAGGTCGAGGATTTCGACAAGGCGCCGTACATCGTCGCCGGCGATGCCGAGCGTGTGCTCAGCGGCACTGGCGACCGGATCTTCGCCCGTGGCCATTTCGACCCGAATCAGCCGGTGTACGGCATCTTCCGCCAAGGCAAGGTGTATACGGATCCGCAGACCAAAGAGTTCCTCGGGATCAACGCCGATGACATCGGCGGTGGCGAGATCGTCGCCACCGAAGGAGACGTCGCCACCCTCGCCCTGCAACGCACCACGCAGGAGGTGCGTCTGGGTGACCGCTTGTTCAGTGGCGAAGAGCGTTCGATCAACTCAACCTTCATGCCCAGCGCCCCGACCACCAGCATCAACGGCGTGATCATTGACGTGCCGCGTGGCGTCACCCAGATCGGTGTGATGGACGTGGTTACCCTGAACAAGGGCAAGCGCGACGGCCTGGCCGAAGGCAATGTGCTGGTGGTGATGAAAACCGGGGAAACCGTTCGCGACCGGATCACTGGCCAGCCACTGAAAATTCCTGACGAACGGGCCGGGCTGCTGATGGTGTTCCGCACCTACGACAAGCTCAGTTACGGCCTTGTCCTCAACGCTTCACGCTCGCTGGCGGTGCTCGACAAGGTACGAAACCCTTAG